The Agarilytica rhodophyticola genome has a window encoding:
- a CDS encoding S1/P1 nuclease, whose product MKKNKILIIKYNRYGGRIFMTTFLYIVKIFFLLPRKIKYKVFLISTLLFSNFVYAWGALGHESVCEIAYQELTPSAKQSVDEILSKETDSRFKTFRDACVWPDYIGKAQAQRKPEHYINVPRYWHYIKYENCVDTDRCLFTAIRKDESILRDKKASSQAKLEALKFLGHWLGDIHQPLHVSFKDDRGGNDIALKKGIGCRKKLHAVWDTCIPEDVMKEEGFKVNLDNRESFAKKLHTEITGELRSKWTKNMNPAIWADESFKISLSEDTQYCIKKGKVCWYSSNSEEYYEHAEGSSGIKELILSGKYEDQWGEVVKERIQMGGVRLGALLNDIFQD is encoded by the coding sequence ATGAAGAAAAATAAAATCCTTATAATTAAATATAATAGATATGGAGGTCGTATATTCATGACTACCTTTCTCTATATTGTCAAAATATTTTTTTTGCTTCCAAGAAAAATAAAATATAAAGTTTTTCTTATTAGTACTTTATTGTTTTCAAACTTTGTATACGCTTGGGGAGCTCTTGGTCACGAAAGTGTCTGTGAAATTGCCTATCAAGAACTGACTCCTTCTGCTAAACAGTCTGTAGATGAAATTCTTAGCAAAGAAACTGACTCTCGATTTAAAACTTTTCGGGATGCTTGTGTTTGGCCTGATTATATAGGTAAAGCTCAAGCGCAACGCAAACCAGAGCATTATATTAATGTGCCTCGTTACTGGCATTATATTAAATATGAAAATTGCGTAGATACTGATAGATGTCTTTTTACAGCTATTCGTAAAGATGAAAGTATACTAAGAGATAAAAAAGCAAGTAGTCAAGCCAAACTTGAAGCTCTTAAATTCCTTGGCCATTGGCTTGGCGATATTCATCAACCCCTTCATGTATCATTTAAAGATGATCGTGGAGGCAACGATATTGCATTGAAGAAAGGAATAGGATGTAGAAAAAAATTACATGCTGTTTGGGATACATGTATCCCGGAAGACGTTATGAAAGAAGAGGGTTTTAAAGTTAATTTAGATAACAGAGAATCCTTTGCTAAGAAATTGCATACAGAAATAACAGGAGAGCTAAGAAGTAAGTGGACTAAAAACATGAATCCTGCAATATGGGCTGATGAGTCTTTCAAAATCTCATTAAGTGAAGATACACAATATTGTATTAAAAAAGGAAAAGTTTGTTGGTACTCTAGCAACTCAGAAGAATACTATGAACATGCTGAAGGCAGTTCCGGAATAAAAGAGCTGATCCTATCCGGTAAGTATGAAGATCAATGGGGCGAAGTTGTTAAAGAAAGAATTCAGATGGGCGGTGTAAGGCTTGGTGCTTTACTAAATGATATTTTTCAAGATTGA